From Paenibacillus sp. V4I7, one genomic window encodes:
- a CDS encoding ATP-binding protein encodes MSHPFFTITGNNFDLRTIPVLVAFLYSGIRSGLTVSAVIIAYTYYMDGSDFLWIVSLSALLVPFILAFIALSNWKYRTPKVMFPSLLAFISALATFCMTMLYRIDSNVSVDRSFLLYGLLFCIVHMLTMWLITYLIVRIRENIAMRQEVQRSEKLNVLSELAASVAHEIRNPMTVARGFMQILSQSQVTEEKKKLYTTMVIEEIDRAQSIISDYLSFAKPQAEKLEELDVSTLTHKISNLINPYASMSGVEIHIDMESSLLIKANSEKMIQCLVNLTKNGIEAMPSGGTLLITGFKKSAKVILQIKDTGIGMTPEQVNRLGTPFYSTKNKGTGLGMMVSYRIIKTFGGLIEVTSQPDQGTCFTISLPTV; translated from the coding sequence ATGTCCCATCCTTTTTTCACGATAACAGGCAACAACTTTGATCTGCGCACGATTCCTGTACTAGTTGCTTTCCTTTACAGTGGCATACGTTCAGGACTTACGGTCTCCGCAGTAATAATAGCCTATACCTACTACATGGATGGTTCCGACTTTTTATGGATTGTTTCCTTGTCGGCTCTGCTCGTACCCTTCATCCTGGCTTTCATTGCCCTAAGCAATTGGAAGTACCGAACCCCCAAAGTGATGTTTCCCAGTCTTCTGGCTTTTATTAGCGCTCTAGCTACTTTCTGCATGACGATGCTATATCGCATCGATTCGAATGTATCCGTAGATAGGAGCTTTCTGCTATACGGCTTACTGTTCTGTATTGTTCACATGCTGACGATGTGGCTGATAACCTATTTAATTGTTCGTATCCGAGAAAATATTGCGATGCGCCAAGAAGTCCAGCGTTCAGAGAAGCTGAATGTATTAAGTGAACTAGCTGCTTCGGTTGCCCACGAAATTCGCAACCCTATGACAGTTGCCCGCGGCTTTATGCAAATACTCAGCCAGTCTCAAGTTACTGAAGAGAAAAAGAAGCTCTATACCACTATGGTAATTGAAGAAATTGACCGAGCCCAAAGTATTATTTCCGACTACTTATCTTTCGCTAAGCCGCAAGCCGAGAAGCTCGAAGAGTTGGATGTTTCCACTTTGACTCACAAAATAAGCAATCTCATAAATCCTTACGCGTCAATGAGCGGTGTAGAAATTCATATTGACATGGAGTCTTCTCTTCTGATTAAAGCCAACAGCGAAAAAATGATTCAATGCCTAGTTAATTTAACGAAAAACGGCATCGAGGCTATGCCTAGCGGAGGCACTCTGTTAATAACTGGCTTCAAGAAAAGCGCTAAAGTTATTTTACAAATTAAAGATACCGGTATTGGTATGACTCCTGAGCAGGTGAACCGTCTCGGAACGCCCTTCTACTCTACGAAAAATAAAGGCACCGGGCTTGGCATGATGGTCTCCTATAGAATCATCAAAACATTTGGCGGGCTCATAGAAGTAACAAGCCAGCCAGACCAGGGAACTTGCTTCACGATTTCATTACCTACCGTTTGA
- a CDS encoding penicillin-binding protein 2: MRIKQLSSSEKRRIFLVLLTILLLFIGIVGKLFWIQIATTENYSSRGVNLVKNSVVQRQRALVLESGRGEILDRDLLPMTGKMIKALVAFPINSEYHGEPQQVNQLARILRTNTDHWLAFSGDLKEPQVWRTAEGGKPVELSDQQEEQINALGLPYLKVVKMEDRYPSGMTARQLIGFIGQNPDRVMSIYGADLEKGKVALTSKIGGAGLEKTFDLWLRGVGETSISYFTDAGKRPLAGLDARMIAPDNTFYPVKLVTTLDLSVQQRIEILMDKLNIREGAAVVQEVAQGDIIAMASRPNFDQTEVDLASNNWSNYALKATAPGSIFKTIVAAAALDKGIVDPKETFNCEGALGKYGFTCWRRDGHGPLTLEQGFAQSCNIVFARVMQRLTPAELESYAHKLGVLNEVGWTGKTDDEQMLRQLDTEENGQLFGAHTPHNDEGVLMQTAIGQRDVRMTPLQASNMIVTLLNGGKGYSPRVVQEIRYQTDRVMEKFPVQLLDSEAGRVSAATSHTLVNWMREVVTVGTGQGLEDAKWKLAGKSGTAQIENGKQEKVNQWFIGYGPVESPKYAVSVVIKNMEPAESNKSIPLFKGIMDILASDSNGR; encoded by the coding sequence ATGAGGATTAAACAATTATCGTCTTCTGAAAAACGTCGAATCTTTCTTGTTCTCCTCACGATCTTACTTTTGTTTATAGGGATCGTTGGCAAGCTTTTTTGGATACAAATAGCGACAACGGAAAACTATTCCTCACGAGGAGTTAATTTGGTCAAAAACTCGGTCGTACAGAGGCAACGGGCACTAGTGCTGGAAAGCGGGCGAGGGGAAATCTTAGATCGTGATCTATTGCCCATGACGGGAAAAATGATTAAAGCCCTTGTGGCATTTCCTATAAATAGCGAATACCATGGTGAGCCGCAACAAGTAAATCAATTGGCCCGGATTTTGCGGACGAATACAGATCATTGGCTTGCTTTCTCTGGTGATTTGAAAGAGCCGCAAGTGTGGCGCACTGCTGAGGGTGGGAAGCCTGTAGAGTTAAGCGATCAGCAGGAGGAGCAAATTAATGCTCTCGGCTTACCTTATTTGAAAGTCGTGAAGATGGAGGATCGCTATCCATCAGGCATGACAGCGCGTCAATTGATTGGGTTTATTGGGCAAAATCCGGATAGAGTGATGAGTATCTACGGTGCTGATCTGGAGAAAGGAAAGGTTGCGCTAACCTCGAAAATCGGAGGTGCTGGACTGGAGAAAACGTTCGATCTGTGGCTTCGAGGCGTTGGTGAGACGTCAATCTCTTATTTTACGGACGCAGGAAAAAGACCGTTAGCTGGTCTAGATGCCCGAATGATTGCACCGGATAATACCTTCTATCCCGTCAAATTAGTGACGACACTGGATTTAAGCGTGCAGCAGCGAATTGAGATCCTTATGGATAAGCTAAATATACGCGAAGGTGCGGCTGTTGTTCAGGAAGTGGCACAAGGAGATATCATCGCGATGGCGAGCAGACCCAACTTTGATCAGACAGAAGTCGATCTCGCTAGCAATAACTGGAGTAATTATGCGCTCAAGGCGACGGCGCCTGGCTCGATTTTCAAAACAATTGTAGCCGCAGCAGCGTTGGATAAAGGGATCGTCGATCCCAAAGAAACTTTCAATTGTGAAGGTGCGCTTGGGAAATATGGCTTTACGTGCTGGAGAAGAGATGGACACGGGCCTTTAACTTTAGAGCAGGGCTTTGCGCAATCCTGTAATATTGTGTTTGCCCGAGTGATGCAGCGACTGACGCCTGCTGAGTTGGAAAGCTATGCACATAAGCTTGGTGTATTGAATGAAGTGGGCTGGACGGGGAAGACAGACGATGAGCAAATGCTCCGTCAATTGGATACAGAAGAGAACGGACAGCTATTTGGGGCCCATACTCCACATAATGACGAGGGAGTGCTTATGCAAACAGCCATTGGTCAAAGAGATGTCAGGATGACCCCTTTACAGGCGTCTAATATGATTGTTACCTTGCTGAATGGTGGGAAGGGTTATTCACCAAGAGTAGTTCAAGAAATTCGGTATCAAACGGATCGTGTGATGGAGAAATTTCCTGTTCAATTATTAGATTCCGAGGCGGGGCGGGTTTCTGCAGCGACCAGTCATACATTAGTAAACTGGATGAGAGAAGTGGTAACCGTTGGAACGGGACAAGGCTTAGAGGATGCGAAGTGGAAGCTGGCTGGGAAATCCGGTACGGCACAAATCGAGAATGGCAAGCAAGAAAAGGTGAATCAGTGGTTTATTGGTTATGGCCCTGTTGAATCACCGAAATATGCCGTTTCTGTTGTCATTAAGAACATGGAGCCTGCTGAGAGCAATAAGTCCATCCCTTTATTCAAAGGGATTATGGATATTTTGGCAAGTGACTCAAACGGTAGGTAA
- a CDS encoding methyl-accepting chemotaxis protein: protein MNQKLQSILDKVVQAIRNVPWGRIVGVASNKSKQMGSIAFKEMKQVKVENPVKSVGMKLFLMFFVSILFFVLTVGLISYTVSKNVIKNKVSESSLQTVTQAGQKLDFLYQTFDEVSLQIMLNKDLQDLLGSIPTLDPSSYEALDVTRQLTEKLNVVTFSNKAIKTLHLYRPDGKLIVITGSGGSSFSENSSGNDWFNKTVENGGKVAWLDSKVKGYSSGSSNTFAIGRVMRNTLTNTTSAILLIELNTDLLTKEITGMSLGDDSKVVITNTENKYIANKEISELEKDSDVKLTKEQLEEEHGSFITSDDHLVAYYKSSISGWNLVGDIPVSALVKDAKQIFNYTLLIALFAAIAAVLIGLFVARMIGRPLINLRNLMQQGAKGKLTVRANYKTQDEIGQLGASFDVMMQQITTLVQQTSSSAQAVFETAQELTNSSKVTATAAREIAVATDEISNGAGGLATESERGNELTYHIGEQMKQVIEANLEMGTAAADVQSSSEQGTKYMTELISKTNLTEEMIRSMVDKVDNLKDSTRSIRKILDVLNNMTKQTNILSLNATIEAARAGAAGKGFMVVADEIRKLADQSRQSIDVVGQITETITKEIDETVKVLSTATPIFQEQILAVKEADTIFKQVTNHMGGFITQLSTVSDSISTLEQSQVVLSDAMTNVSAVAEESLATSEEVASLSSEQLSISDGLVKLSDKLDQLSKSLNDTLSKFEV, encoded by the coding sequence ATGAATCAGAAACTTCAAAGTATTTTAGACAAAGTAGTTCAAGCAATTCGTAATGTTCCATGGGGTCGTATTGTAGGTGTGGCAAGCAACAAATCTAAGCAAATGGGTTCGATCGCTTTTAAAGAAATGAAGCAAGTCAAGGTAGAAAATCCTGTGAAATCCGTAGGTATGAAGCTGTTTTTAATGTTTTTTGTAAGTATTCTTTTTTTCGTCCTTACTGTGGGTTTGATTTCTTACACGGTATCGAAAAATGTGATTAAGAACAAAGTGTCTGAATCCAGTCTTCAAACCGTAACACAGGCGGGGCAAAAACTAGATTTTCTTTATCAAACTTTTGATGAAGTATCTCTACAAATTATGCTTAACAAGGATCTGCAGGATTTGCTTGGGTCAATTCCTACGTTAGATCCATCCTCCTACGAAGCTCTTGATGTTACTCGTCAATTGACGGAGAAATTGAATGTGGTGACTTTCTCGAACAAAGCAATTAAAACGCTTCATCTTTACAGACCTGATGGTAAATTGATCGTTATCACAGGTTCAGGCGGTTCGTCATTTAGCGAGAATTCAAGCGGAAATGATTGGTTTAATAAGACTGTTGAGAACGGTGGAAAAGTGGCTTGGTTAGATAGTAAAGTCAAAGGGTATTCCAGCGGCTCGTCCAATACATTTGCTATTGGTCGAGTGATGAGAAATACACTTACGAATACCACATCAGCCATTCTTCTGATAGAGCTTAATACAGATTTACTCACTAAAGAGATTACTGGGATGTCATTAGGTGATGATAGTAAGGTTGTCATTACGAATACAGAAAACAAATACATAGCTAATAAAGAAATCTCGGAATTAGAAAAAGATTCTGACGTCAAATTGACGAAAGAACAATTAGAAGAAGAACACGGCTCTTTTATAACGAGCGATGATCACTTGGTAGCCTATTATAAATCGTCCATATCCGGTTGGAATCTTGTTGGTGATATACCTGTGAGCGCTCTTGTGAAGGATGCTAAGCAAATCTTCAATTATACGCTTCTAATCGCCTTGTTTGCGGCTATTGCCGCTGTGCTAATCGGATTATTCGTAGCTAGAATGATCGGACGTCCTCTGATTAATCTACGTAACCTGATGCAGCAAGGTGCTAAAGGGAAACTTACGGTGCGTGCTAACTACAAAACACAAGATGAAATAGGACAACTAGGTGCCAGCTTTGATGTGATGATGCAGCAGATTACAACCTTGGTTCAACAAACCAGCTCTTCTGCTCAAGCTGTTTTCGAAACCGCACAAGAATTAACGAATTCCTCGAAGGTAACGGCTACAGCTGCAAGAGAAATTGCAGTCGCGACGGATGAGATTTCCAATGGTGCCGGAGGATTGGCAACGGAGTCTGAGAGAGGCAATGAGTTAACTTATCATATTGGCGAGCAAATGAAGCAGGTAATCGAAGCCAACCTCGAGATGGGAACGGCTGCTGCGGATGTTCAAAGCTCCAGTGAGCAAGGTACGAAGTATATGACGGAACTTATTTCAAAAACGAACCTGACAGAAGAAATGATTCGCTCGATGGTTGATAAAGTCGATAATTTGAAGGACAGTACCCGTTCTATTCGTAAAATCTTGGATGTTCTTAATAATATGACGAAGCAAACGAATATTTTGTCTTTAAATGCGACAATTGAGGCCGCACGTGCTGGTGCAGCTGGTAAAGGCTTCATGGTGGTTGCAGATGAGATTCGTAAACTAGCGGATCAATCCAGACAATCCATTGATGTCGTAGGTCAAATTACAGAAACCATCACGAAAGAAATCGATGAGACGGTGAAAGTGCTTTCAACGGCAACACCCATTTTCCAAGAACAAATATTAGCTGTAAAAGAAGCCGACACCATCTTCAAACAAGTAACGAATCACATGGGTGGATTCATTACACAGCTAAGCACGGTAAGTGATTCGATCTCCACACTGGAGCAATCACAAGTTGTACTTTCCGATGCAATGACGAATGTCAGCGCGGTAGCTGAGGAATCCCTAGCTACATCGGAAGAAGTTGCTTCATTGAGTTCAGAACAACTTAGTATCAGTGACGGTTTAGTTAAACTGTCGGACAAGCTGGATCAGCTGTCCAAATCGCTTAACGACACTTTATCCAAATTCGAAGTTTAG
- a CDS encoding U32 family peptidase has protein sequence MTTAIEARARGKRVRLNKPELLAPAGNLEKLKFAIHYGADAVYIGGQKYGLRSNADNFSQEEMREAVEFANQYGAKVFVATNIYAHNEDIEGLDDYLRGLQEVGISAIIAADPIIMETCRRVAPKLEVHVSTQQSVMNWQTVKFWKDQGIERVVLAREVSMEEIDQIKAHVDVEIEAFIHGAMCSSYSGRCVLSNHFTDRDSNRGGCSQSCRWKYDLFAKDQPLSAPLATDLPMFGEEDDAFTMGSKDLSMIEHIAEMIESGVDSFKIEGRMKSIHYVATVVNAYRQAIDAYFADPEHFEVNPLWQDEIYKAANRPLNSGFFYEAPGHEDHIFEPEDKVVGYDFVGLVMGYDAESGTALIQQRNHFKTGQEIEFFGPDGTHFKQKVGVIRNEDGLELDAARHPLQMIKLQTDKAVKKWDMMRKKTGK, from the coding sequence ATGACGACAGCCATAGAAGCCCGAGCTAGAGGAAAGCGTGTTAGGCTTAACAAGCCGGAATTACTGGCTCCAGCAGGCAATTTAGAGAAGCTGAAATTTGCGATCCATTACGGAGCGGATGCGGTTTACATCGGTGGCCAGAAGTATGGTCTCCGTTCCAACGCGGATAACTTTTCGCAGGAGGAAATGCGCGAAGCCGTAGAGTTTGCCAATCAATATGGGGCAAAAGTATTCGTAGCAACGAATATTTATGCTCATAATGAGGATATAGAAGGCCTTGATGATTATTTGAGAGGACTTCAAGAGGTTGGGATCTCTGCTATTATTGCAGCTGATCCAATTATTATGGAGACGTGCAGAAGAGTAGCTCCTAAGTTGGAAGTTCATGTGAGCACACAGCAATCCGTTATGAACTGGCAAACCGTGAAGTTCTGGAAAGACCAGGGTATTGAACGAGTTGTTCTTGCCCGCGAAGTCAGCATGGAAGAAATCGATCAGATTAAAGCTCATGTCGATGTAGAGATTGAAGCTTTCATACATGGGGCAATGTGCAGCTCGTACTCGGGCCGATGTGTGCTTTCTAATCATTTCACGGATCGAGATTCCAATCGCGGCGGCTGCTCGCAATCATGCCGTTGGAAGTACGATTTATTTGCCAAGGATCAACCACTCTCTGCTCCTTTGGCTACGGATTTGCCGATGTTTGGCGAGGAAGATGATGCTTTCACAATGGGCTCGAAGGATCTGAGCATGATTGAACATATTGCAGAGATGATCGAATCTGGCGTAGACAGCTTCAAGATTGAGGGCAGGATGAAGAGCATTCATTATGTGGCTACGGTTGTTAATGCCTACCGCCAAGCCATTGATGCCTACTTTGCCGATCCAGAGCATTTCGAGGTCAACCCTTTGTGGCAGGATGAAATATATAAAGCAGCAAACCGACCTTTGAACTCCGGCTTCTTCTATGAGGCGCCAGGGCATGAGGATCATATTTTTGAGCCAGAAGATAAAGTGGTTGGATATGATTTTGTTGGTCTGGTTATGGGGTATGATGCTGAATCGGGCACGGCGCTCATACAGCAAAGAAATCATTTCAAGACTGGCCAAGAAATTGAATTTTTTGGACCGGATGGTACGCATTTTAAGCAAAAGGTTGGGGTCATAAGAAATGAAGATGGCTTAGAATTAGATGCAGCTAGACATCCACTTCAAATGATCAAATTACAAACGGATAAAGCTGTAAAAAAATGGGATATGATGCGTAAGAAAACAGGAAAATAA
- a CDS encoding peptidase U32 family protein, protein MKKPELVVSCSTVAELKRLIEAGADAVIIGEARYGMRLPGEVKLEEIQEAVSWAHEQKASVYVAVNNIFDNNALEGLHDYLAKLQEYGVDAIIFGDPAVLMTARNLPKPLTLHWNAEMTSTNYATANYWAKQGATRVVLARELNMEQVLAFKEHAELAVEVQVHGITNIYHSKRELVKNYIEHQGKDAAEQDRSMERGLFLIEHERRDQRYPIYEDSNGTHIMSSEDICMLENLPELMDGQIDSLKIEGLLKSSLYNETVVRSYRAVIDAYAADPEGYIFQQEWLDAIVKLQDPERELSYGFFYKEQVY, encoded by the coding sequence TTGAAAAAACCAGAGTTAGTAGTAAGCTGCAGCACTGTGGCAGAACTGAAAAGATTGATCGAAGCAGGCGCAGATGCGGTTATTATTGGCGAAGCGCGCTACGGCATGCGCCTGCCGGGAGAAGTGAAACTTGAAGAGATACAGGAAGCTGTGTCCTGGGCACATGAACAGAAGGCTAGTGTATATGTAGCTGTAAACAATATTTTCGACAATAATGCCCTTGAAGGGCTGCATGATTATTTAGCCAAATTACAGGAATACGGTGTGGATGCAATCATTTTCGGCGATCCAGCGGTACTCATGACTGCCCGTAATTTACCTAAGCCGCTAACACTGCACTGGAATGCAGAGATGACATCAACCAATTACGCGACTGCGAATTATTGGGCTAAGCAAGGAGCTACCCGTGTGGTCCTAGCTAGAGAATTGAATATGGAGCAGGTTTTGGCTTTTAAAGAGCATGCGGAGTTGGCTGTTGAAGTTCAAGTACATGGCATCACCAATATATATCATTCTAAGCGTGAGTTAGTGAAGAATTATATCGAGCACCAAGGGAAAGATGCAGCTGAGCAGGATCGTTCCATGGAGCGAGGGCTTTTCCTCATTGAGCATGAACGCCGTGATCAGCGTTATCCTATATACGAAGATAGTAATGGCACGCACATTATGAGTTCTGAAGATATATGTATGTTGGAAAATTTACCTGAGCTTATGGACGGTCAAATAGATAGCTTGAAAATCGAAGGTCTTTTGAAATCTTCTCTTTATAACGAAACAGTAGTGAGAAGCTATCGGGCTGTCATTGATGCTTATGCAGCTGATCCTGAAGGATATATCTTTCAACAGGAATGGTTGGATGCGATAGTTAAGCTGCAAGATCCTGAACGCGAATTGTCATATGGGTTTTTCTACAAAGAACAGGTATATTGA
- the mltG gene encoding endolytic transglycosylase MltG — translation MLEQENEQNKPRRSKLKLILLVFGLLLLIIIGTAGGIGLYIANALQPVEASEQEVRVSIPQGAGSLQIAKELETKGLIKNSSVFTYYLKVKKQGSRLQAGEYSMKPGMTFEEMINKLNKGETVKEEVIRITIPEGYTIDQIAAKLNEQTPWKKEVFLQLADAPAGLKGETIATLPDNKSIKHRLEGYLFPETYEFKKDSTEQEFIERTLQELDKKLATLPSDWKDKLKERGLDIHQMLTIASLIEREVVVNEERALVSGVIQNRLKKNMPLQIDATVQYLFDKSKERLLEKDLQIQSPYNTYLNTGLPPGPIASPSLASMKAAIYPEETKYLFYVTKKDGTKGHLFAETFEEHKKNITESKKVAN, via the coding sequence ATGCTTGAACAAGAGAATGAACAGAATAAGCCTAGAAGAAGTAAGCTTAAGCTCATCCTTCTTGTCTTTGGACTATTGCTGCTTATTATCATTGGAACTGCAGGCGGCATCGGATTGTATATTGCGAATGCGCTCCAGCCTGTAGAGGCTTCAGAGCAAGAAGTAAGAGTTTCAATTCCACAAGGCGCAGGGTCTTTACAGATCGCCAAGGAGCTTGAAACGAAGGGACTTATTAAAAATTCTTCGGTTTTTACGTATTATTTAAAGGTGAAGAAACAGGGCTCCAGACTTCAAGCAGGCGAGTACAGTATGAAGCCGGGCATGACATTCGAAGAAATGATCAATAAACTGAATAAAGGGGAGACTGTGAAGGAAGAGGTCATCCGTATTACAATCCCTGAGGGCTATACCATTGATCAAATTGCAGCCAAATTAAATGAGCAGACTCCTTGGAAAAAGGAAGTTTTTCTACAGTTGGCGGATGCGCCTGCCGGGCTCAAAGGGGAAACGATCGCAACGCTTCCTGATAATAAAAGCATCAAACATCGTCTCGAAGGGTATCTGTTCCCAGAAACATACGAGTTTAAGAAGGACTCCACGGAACAAGAGTTCATTGAGCGAACACTGCAGGAGCTGGATAAGAAGCTGGCGACACTTCCATCAGACTGGAAGGACAAGCTCAAGGAGCGCGGACTTGACATCCACCAGATGTTGACCATTGCATCTTTAATTGAACGTGAAGTGGTTGTAAATGAAGAGCGTGCACTTGTATCCGGCGTTATCCAGAACCGGTTAAAGAAGAATATGCCTCTTCAAATTGATGCAACCGTGCAATATTTATTCGATAAGTCCAAAGAGAGATTGCTGGAGAAGGATCTTCAAATACAAAGTCCTTATAACACGTATTTGAATACAGGTTTACCACCGGGACCGATCGCGAGTCCGAGTCTTGCCTCGATGAAAGCAGCTATTTATCCGGAAGAGACGAAGTATTTATTCTACGTAACTAAGAAGGATGGGACCAAAGGGCATTTGTTCGCAGAAACTTTTGAAGAGCATAAGAAGAATATTACAGAAAGCAAGAAGGTCGCGAATTAG
- a CDS encoding DUF1292 domain-containing protein, which produces MSMSTTPSDLLRKTYGDDIILFDEQNESTVYHLLKEFVYGNYTYAVLQSDELKKEDEVAVFRVTTDSDGQYELETIEDDEEWETVSELYDEMVFPEQDEL; this is translated from the coding sequence ATGAGCATGAGTACGACGCCTTCTGACTTATTGCGCAAAACTTACGGGGATGATATTATTTTGTTTGATGAGCAAAATGAATCAACGGTGTATCATCTTCTTAAAGAATTCGTTTATGGAAATTATACGTATGCTGTTCTGCAATCTGATGAACTCAAGAAGGAAGACGAGGTTGCTGTTTTCCGAGTGACGACAGATAGTGACGGACAGTATGAATTGGAAACCATCGAGGATGACGAGGAATGGGAAACCGTTTCAGAGCTCTACGACGAGATGGTATTTCCAGAACAGGATGAATTGTAA
- a CDS encoding DUF1292 domain-containing protein: MSKEELREEQPEIIYIPDDEGNEEEFEVIMKFEVDGSDKKYMMVVPTDGGDEESDEVYAFRYEEDEDGEDLKLFTIEDEEEWNIVEETFNTLMAEFDEEEEA, translated from the coding sequence ATGTCCAAAGAAGAATTGCGTGAGGAACAACCAGAAATCATTTACATCCCGGACGATGAAGGCAACGAAGAAGAGTTCGAGGTTATCATGAAATTCGAAGTGGACGGTTCTGACAAGAAGTATATGATGGTCGTGCCTACTGACGGCGGAGATGAAGAATCTGATGAAGTGTACGCATTTCGCTATGAAGAGGATGAGGACGGCGAGGATTTGAAGCTGTTCACCATCGAAGATGAAGAAGAATGGAATATTGTTGAAGAAACATTCAATACCTTAATGGCAGAATTCGATGAGGAAGAAGAAGCATGA
- the ruvX gene encoding Holliday junction resolvase RuvX: MRWIGLDYGDKTIGVAMSDELGWTAQGLEVIHRRKPGEDIARLEAIVKQYGVTQIVVGLPKNMNNTIGPRGELAIAFSQELEQKLSVPVHLWDERLTTVAATRTLLEADVSRKKRKLVIDKMAAQLILQGYMDANMKR; encoded by the coding sequence ATGAGATGGATAGGTTTGGATTATGGGGACAAAACGATTGGTGTAGCGATGAGCGATGAGCTTGGTTGGACGGCTCAAGGGCTTGAAGTCATACATCGTCGGAAGCCTGGGGAAGACATCGCTCGGCTGGAGGCTATTGTCAAACAGTATGGTGTTACTCAAATAGTGGTAGGCTTACCCAAAAATATGAATAATACAATAGGGCCACGCGGTGAGCTTGCTATCGCATTTTCACAAGAATTAGAGCAAAAACTAAGTGTACCTGTACACTTGTGGGATGAGCGGTTAACGACCGTAGCTGCGACACGCACACTTCTTGAAGCTGATGTGAGTCGGAAGAAACGCAAGCTGGTTATTGATAAAATGGCCGCACAGCTCATCCTGCAAGGTTACATGGATGCCAATATGAAGAGGTGA
- a CDS encoding IreB family regulatory phosphoprotein, which yields MSSMDKTMKFNVKAEEIETSPKDVLLAVYDALQEKGYNPINQIVGYLLSGDPAYIPRHNNARSLIRKRERDELIEELVRAYLGQHK from the coding sequence ATGAGTTCCATGGATAAAACGATGAAGTTTAACGTAAAAGCAGAAGAAATTGAGACTTCGCCGAAAGACGTGTTATTAGCGGTGTACGATGCTCTTCAGGAAAAAGGGTATAATCCGATCAACCAGATTGTCGGGTACTTGCTTTCCGGAGATCCTGCCTATATTCCACGGCATAACAATGCTCGGAGCCTCATTCGTAAACGGGAACGGGACGAACTCATTGAAGAATTAGTTCGTGCTTATCTGGGTCAACACAAATAG